The nucleotide window CTTTTGGACTTTGATGAAGTGATGGATTTATTTTATTGTCATAAACTCTATTAAACCAGTTCTCAAGGGATTCATTTAAAGTTTCTAGTGTCCAAATTGCATGGTTTTTCGGATTTACTGATTTAGTAACTTGTCTTACATTTTTTGTTAATTGCGTGTTTCCAGCAAGGTTATGAATAAACAGTTTATTAGCTATTCCGAATAATCTTTCCACATCATTTCCATATCTTGATTTTGCAGCAGGTCTCTGCTTCTTGTGAACACCATAAAAGGCCAGTAAAGACTCAAAATATACACTATGAAATTCTTTTCCCCCATCCAGAACAAGGAAGTTAGGAAGTCGGTTATAATTCTTTACACATTCTCTAACAATCATCATACAACTGCGATATGAAGGTGGTTCAAATGTTAAATAAAAGGCAAGTACCCTTCTAGAAAAGGCATCAATCATCACGGTAAGCCACGGCCGCATGGTCTTATGACTAGTAAGTTTTAATTCAATATCCAGCTCAGTATGATCAATATGCGCCAGTTCGAAAACACGCTCCCCATGCTTTGGAGTAGTAAATTCTAATTCAGTATAAAATTCCTCAAACTTATATGCTGCTCTTCTTCCCTTTCTAGATTCTGCTACTTCATATTTAGAAAGATTATTAATCGCAGTACACAATGTTTGGTATGATGGTGGATCAATATTAAGTTCTTCACATTTAACTAACAATTCACGATAAACTTGTTTCGCTGTTTTAGACTTAATGTTTTTATAACTTTGATCAATTACACCACTCATTATTTTTTCTGTTTCCGGTGGCAATTTCGAATTTTTATTTCCTTTTTTTTTTGTTCTGGGAAGAAGTCCGACAAAACCATTTCCATATAATTCTTCTGCATCATTGTATTTTTTTACCCAATTTCTGAGACTTCTTCTAGTAACATTTAAATGAACATTTTCTCCGTTTAGATACTTTGTAACAATTTCATATTTCTTATTTGCCTCTTCTAAGTCCTTTTCACTAGCTTCGGCAATCATCTTGTTTAATTTAATACTTTCTTTATTGTTATTACTTTCCACAGCCTTTATATAACCTTCTGATATATATGATTCAAACAAGTGGATTGGTAATTCAGCATGTTCATTTGTACTTTTTGAATATAGAAACACTTTTTTATTGCCACTGTCGTAATTTAAGATAGTCCAAGCACTATCTCCCCATAAAATACTATTCCCGTTTTTTATTTCAATCATCTTAGGTGAAATTCTTTTTCTACTTGATTTTTCAATTATCGAAAAACCCTTATGCTGTTGTTTATTTAGATATACCTTTACACTCTCTGGTTCGGTTATTAAATCGTTGTACAAATCAATATAGATGATGTTATTTGCTATTAAGTCATATATATCATCAGAGGTAAACCGTTCCTCTGCATTTTGAATAAGCTCTAGTATGGTTATACCGGGCGCAGATATTATTGCCTCCTTAATCTTTGCAATAATTTGATCTTCGGGTTTATGCCCATTGGTAATATAATCTTCCAGAAATTCAAGGTTACGTTGAAGTATCCAATTAATCTCAGATGACGAACGTACAAGAAAATCCAAACCAAACTGTATTGCATAATTTTTTCCGAGTGCGAATTCCCATCTTCCATTATTTCTAAAATATCTATCTGGTTTTTCCTGAGACTTTTTAATAAGATGTTCTTCTGTCTTGCACTCTACCCAATAGGCTCTTTCCTTTTCGATTACAAAAAAATCTGCTGTATACCAATAAGCCATTTTTCTATTTTTATCTTTCTTACTTTGAAAATAATTCAATTTTATTTTGGGTGGTTGATCATAATACTCCAAAACATCATCATTAAATTCCATCATATAGATAGTTGGTAATTCAACCTTATGGCTCTCAAATTGAATGGTAACCCCCATCTTTTTACTACTATACCTTCCACTAACGTTATTTCTACCTCCCCCAACCCGTCTTGCTGGAGGGGACTGTCTTATCCGTTGAATTTCCTTCTTTGCCTCTTCCGTTAAGTCCATTCTTGCTGCCCATTCATCAAACTCACTTGAACTCATCATTTAAATATGTCCTCCTATTCTTATACTCATAACCACTTTGTACTAATAAAAATTTCCAATAATCTTGTAAAACCTTTTCTTTTAAAACCCCATTTTTATTAATCTTGTCTTCAATTTTTCTACGACTAGGATATAATCCTTCATTTTCCAACTCATTAAAGGCTAGATTAATTTGTTCTTTTAACCTTTTAATTCTTAGCTCTGACTTTTCTTTTATATAGTCGTAATATCTCCTCGATATTTGTTTACAAAGATCCGGAAAATTTCTGTACAATACCCTCTTATCCCGACCAATTACTTTTGCAACTGAATTCATCGATATTGGAGTATCTGTACTTAAATGTTCAATCAGTTTTTTCTCAATTACATCATAATTAAGTGGTTTTCGAGTTTGTTTTGTTTTATTATTAATGACCCGCTTGTCATTAATTTGAAATATATTAACATCTAGTTTTTGAGATTCTAAGAGGAAATCTAAAATTTCTTTATTTAATTTAAAACATATTTTTAGTATGTTATCTAAAGAAGGAAAGTTTTGACCATATAGCCAATATCGGAGAGTGCTTTTTGGGATACTTAGGTGACTTGAAAAACCCGCAACATTATTTGAAAAACGTTCTTCATTTATTACTTTCAATTTGTTTATAAATGTATGCTTAAAACTTTGAACATCTATCTTGTTATGATTTATTGATAAAATATCCTTCACATTTTCATAAACATAAAGTTCCCACCTGAATTTTTCTAGATTGATCCTTTTGCTTTCACTTTCTTGGGCTAATATAGAGGAACAATTTGGACAATAGCCGGGAACCATTTGCCTGCGTATGATATCAACTTTCTTTTTACATATAGGACATCTATCAACTAAAAAACGACTATGTTTTTTGCAAATCTCTACAGGTTTTAAATGCCATATCAGCGGATAATATATAACCTCTCCATCCTTCTCCCAAGTTCTAATACAGTCAGGACACCAAGTGAGTGTATCCTTCAGTAAATTTCTCAATGGAATGAATTCTTTTAGGTTGTACAAGGTTAAATTAATTAGGTCATCTCTGGATGTTAACTTCTCAACTGTCCATGCAAGTTCAACAGCAATTTCCATGTATCCATTTACAGTTTTTGCCTTTTCATAAAAGCGGTTCCCTCCATAAGCTGAAGCCCGTTCTAAATAACTCTTATTCATTTCAGGAAAAATCATCTTATTGAATAAATGACCAACAGAGAGGTTGTGTTCATATGCTACCCTAATTAAATAACTGCTCAGGCTTTCAACTAACTCAGTTTGCAAACCAATTGGTTCAATACTGTATAAATCACTTCTAGAATCTAAATTTATTTCTATCATTCTATTACACCCCATAAATTTAATAGATTAATAGTTATTATTGCCATATAGAACATTTAACTATTCACCTTTTCCATATCAGGTCGTTTTACGGGCATAAACGGTCTGTTTTGGGCCTTATTTGGATTAAAGTAAGGTATTTTTGTATTTATTCACACATGAAAATAAGGTTTAAATATACGATTTAGAGTACATTTAGACCTTATTTTTAAATTAAAATAAAAAAATTATAGTTAGCTATTCGAATAGCTTTTTTAATAGAGTATAATACTTAAAATTATCTTAGGAGGTTTAATAAATGCTATCATTTAGAGCTGTTTTTACTATGGAAGAGGAAAAAAATAATTATAATTGTGTAGATGTAACTTGGTACGATTGTCCAATTGACGAACCGTTTAACTACGAATACTTCGAAAATGAATCAAATAGTTATATTGCATGGACAGAGGACCTTATTAATTTTCACCGATGGATTTTCAAATATTTTTATCAAGGTTATGTACTCCAACAATTTGAGTTGATAATATACCAAGACCATAATCAGACTGAAGATGAAGTCCTATTCTCGATTCCACATTTTAATATTAAATATAAGGATTGTTTAAATATAATTCACGATGGATTAGTTAATTATAAAAGAGATATAGTAGAAATTAACTTTATTAAATCAGTGCAAAATTATGAGCATATTTTTAATAGAATCATTCTATTTAAAAAACATTGGTTAAGATTGGCAAATATAAGAAGTAACAAAGAAAATGAATTAATTGAGAATGACCTTATAT belongs to Bacillaceae bacterium S4-13-56 and includes:
- a CDS encoding DDE-type integrase/transposase/recombinase is translated as MMSSSEFDEWAARMDLTEEAKKEIQRIRQSPPARRVGGGRNNVSGRYSSKKMGVTIQFESHKVELPTIYMMEFNDDVLEYYDQPPKIKLNYFQSKKDKNRKMAYWYTADFFVIEKERAYWVECKTEEHLIKKSQEKPDRYFRNNGRWEFALGKNYAIQFGLDFLVRSSSEINWILQRNLEFLEDYITNGHKPEDQIIAKIKEAIISAPGITILELIQNAEERFTSDDIYDLIANNIIYIDLYNDLITEPESVKVYLNKQQHKGFSIIEKSSRKRISPKMIEIKNGNSILWGDSAWTILNYDSGNKKVFLYSKSTNEHAELPIHLFESYISEGYIKAVESNNNKESIKLNKMIAEASEKDLEEANKKYEIVTKYLNGENVHLNVTRRSLRNWVKKYNDAEELYGNGFVGLLPRTKKKGNKNSKLPPETEKIMSGVIDQSYKNIKSKTAKQVYRELLVKCEELNIDPPSYQTLCTAINNLSKYEVAESRKGRRAAYKFEEFYTELEFTTPKHGERVFELAHIDHTELDIELKLTSHKTMRPWLTVMIDAFSRRVLAFYLTFEPPSYRSCMMIVRECVKNYNRLPNFLVLDGGKEFHSVYFESLLAFYGVHKKQRPAAKSRYGNDVERLFGIANKLFIHNLAGNTQLTKNVRQVTKSVNPKNHAIWTLETLNESLENWFNRVYDNKINPSLHQSPKEAYEESINVSGSRPKTYISYDDTFILMTLPSPKGKTRKVHPGKGIKLSYSYYWCDQFRNPKIENFQVEVKYDPFNIGIAYAYVGDQWVECQSEGYKYLYGKSEKQMKIITEEIRQKNKLYSQNNTVTAKMIAQYIIESELKEEELVYENLSSTNPELKVYGSNDSSNDENVNDSNSNETDDIYDDDDLEIFGELI
- a CDS encoding TniQ family protein, producing MIEINLDSRSDLYSIEPIGLQTELVESLSSYLIRVAYEHNLSVGHLFNKMIFPEMNKSYLERASAYGGNRFYEKAKTVNGYMEIAVELAWTVEKLTSRDDLINLTLYNLKEFIPLRNLLKDTLTWCPDCIRTWEKDGEVIYYPLIWHLKPVEICKKHSRFLVDRCPICKKKVDIIRRQMVPGYCPNCSSILAQESESKRINLEKFRWELYVYENVKDILSINHNKIDVQSFKHTFINKLKVINEERFSNNVAGFSSHLSIPKSTLRYWLYGQNFPSLDNILKICFKLNKEILDFLLESQKLDVNIFQINDKRVINNKTKQTRKPLNYDVIEKKLIEHLSTDTPISMNSVAKVIGRDKRVLYRNFPDLCKQISRRYYDYIKEKSELRIKRLKEQINLAFNELENEGLYPSRRKIEDKINKNGVLKEKVLQDYWKFLLVQSGYEYKNRRTYLNDEFK